The Flavobacterium galactosidilyticum nucleotide sequence GCTGCCACTTCAAGCCCAGTATCATCAGCAAAACAATCGTATCCATATTTTTTACTAATATAATTCGCTTTCAAAATTGCATTGCCTTCAATAGTAGCAGCGGTTTCAGGAATTTCTTCATGACAACCAATTGCTTCTAAACTTAGAATTTGGATAGTTTCAGGAAGCATGCTTTGAATTTCGGAGATTTTATTTTTATTGCTGGAGGCGAAGACAAGTTGCATTTTCTTAGAATTTTATATTGGATATTTCAAAGGTACATTTTTTTACTTTTAGGTTAGGAATACCAGAATAAAATTAAAAAATTGGTAGTTTAACATCAACTTTTTTTAGATGTAAAAGGAGCTTAAGGTTGCTGTGGTTTGTGAAAAATTTATTATTCGGTCTCAAAAACCTGAAATAAACATTTCCAGTTGATTTCCGAATCAATTTGAGGTAGTCCTCTATAGTTATCAATTTCTTTGATATTCTCCATCGTAAAATCATCTTGAATTGCATAAGGAGCTAAACCTTCCGCTTTATATTTTTCAGCTAAATATTCCTGTTCGTATTGTCCAGGCGTTGGAATAAAAAAAGCCTTTTTTCTCAGTTTTACTAGATCCATTACGGTGGTATAACCAGAGCGACAAAGAACCATTTCACTTTCGTTAAAAGCTTGTTCTAATTCGATTGAGCTCATGAAATTATAATAGGTTACATTATCTACTTGTTCTTTTATTTGATTTTTTTCGACCACTCCTTTGATGAAGATTGTTTGTCCAGAAAAGTTTAAAATTTCTATTTTTAATTTTTCTTCTAAAATTCCTCTTTGGGGTTCAGGTCCAGAGAGAAGAACCATCAAGTCATATTTTTTATCTATTTCCTTTTTTTGCAACCGACTTAGTGGGCCAATGTATTTAAGGTTTAAGTTAGTCTTTTCTAAATGACCAAGTTCGCCAGTTAAATTAGGAGTGCCTTCCATGTCAGGAATCCAACATTCAGTATATTTTTTTATAATATTTTGGTGTATTTTACTCGTTAACCAAGCGGTATTTCCAGAAAGAACATTCAATTGATGTGTTATATAAACTGATGTAACTTTATTGCTAAAAGCGCCAAGTCTATTATCTGAAATAATTCCATTTATATTATATTTTTCGATCCAATTTTTAATGATTTTTTTCTCTTGCTGTATGGCTTTAACGGTTTTTAAACTATTTTTTAATAATTGCCATTTCAGATTTTCTCCTTTTTTGGAGTATTCTATTTTGTAAGAGGGAAGTTCTAAGATCTCCAAAGTAGGAAATTCTTTTTTTAAAAGTGCTAATGCAGCTCCGTCAGTTGCTAGTATGGGTTTGTATTGCTGTTCTAATAAAGCATTGATTATAGGGATGCATCGAGCTGCATGACCTAAACCCCAATTTAATGGTGCAATCAAGATTGTTTTTTTATTAGTAATTATATTCATTAATGCGATAAAGATATTTTTATTTCTACTTCAAAATAAAGGGGACGATTGTTTAGAAAGTCCCCAATTGTTAACTATTTTTAATTAGAATTAGTCTTGAATGTATGTTTTATTTCCGTTCTTATTGATGTAGTATTTTCCCCCTCGAGGTCCTGTATACACTTTTTTACCGTTATATTCTCCGGTGATTTTATCGGCTACTTTTGGTGCTTTCTCAGATGTCTCTTTGATTTTTGTGACAGCTTTTTTAGTAACAGTTTTGGTAGATGGTACTTCTTTTTTAATATTATTAGTTTTTTTCTCGACTTTAGCGGCTTTGTCCTCCACCTTAGCGGCTTTAGTTTTTACTTCACTTTTTGTTTTGTCTGCCTTTTCTTTTGTGTCAGCTGCCTTAGCTTTTGTTTCAGCTGCAGTTGCTTTTGCCTCTTTAGCTAATTTAGCTTCATTTGCTTTAATTTTAGCTGTGGTTTCGTTTACATCCGCTTTAGCTTTAGCGGCTTTCTCTAATCTTACTTCAGCTGCTTTCACTTTAGCATCGGCCTTTGCTTTCGCTGTTTTTTCTTTTGCATCAGCTACTGCTTTTGCAGCTTTCGCTTCCTTAGCTTTTACAGCTTTTTCTGTTTTTGCCTTCTTTTTTTCTAGCGCTGTTTCTTGTGCGTAAAAATTTGTAGATAAAAGGAATACAAAGCTCAATAATAATAGTTTTTTCATAGTGTTTTTTTTATTTTATTAATGCTTACTAGATATAAAATTAGTGACTATTTTATTAATTAAAATGTTAAAAATTTAAAAATAAGCTCTCAACTGCATGTTTCCTGTATGAATAGCTTTATTTGTTTCGCTTTTTCTTCCTTGATAAGTAAAATTGATGTCTAAAAACTGCGTAATGTTTTTTTGGAAAAGTAATTTCCATGTTAAATTTTGCCCTGTTTGCAATCCTTCCAGCATTTGAAATCCAACAGATGAATATTCATTTCCGTCAAATTTATTTTGGTAAAAAGAAACTTCACCGTTCATCGTAAACTTTTTATCACTTGCGTAAGAGAAAGCAGTCCCAAACCGATTTTGAATTAATTTTTCGAAAACACCTATCTGATTATTTTTATTTTGTAATTCATAAAACAGGTCTAGGCTGGTGTTTTTAGAAAATAAATAGCTAATCTTTGGCGCTAATTGATAGCCTGTAATCGTGTAATTTTTTTCGGGAAAACTCTCTGAGTCAATAGCTGTACGGATGGTTTTAGCAAAAAAACTTACTAGCCAACTTTTCTGGTATAAGTGTGCATATTGTAGTTGGTGGGAACTGTTTCTAGCTTCCTGTGAACCTATCGATAATAGATTTTTAGTCTTATTTTCGAAATAAGTATAAGTAATTGAGTGATTTTGTTTTCCACGATTATAAAACAAGCTGTTTCTTATGTTCGCGTTTAGTCCTAGAACATCATTATTGGATCCGGTGAAAGGATTTAATTCAAAATTACTGCCGTTATTTCGATTTTTTCTATCGATAATAAATGCAGTTTGATTGTAAAAATAGGATAGTAATTTCTTGAATCCTATTTCGTTTTGCCATTGATTTGGATTTAATGTTACTGATTGTGAAAATTTATTTTGATGCGTTCGTATATATATTCGATTAGGTAAAAAGACCCGAATGAATTTTGCTTGATCTATGAATGGCGACACTTCAAATTCTTGTAATTCCTGAATTCCGTTGTTATTATAGTCGTTCCAAGTGTAAACGCCTTGTCCTACCGGAACTTCTAAGTAAGTAAACTCTTGTTGCGGGATGCTTCCCGAGTTTGTTTCATAAACTGTAGTGCTTTGAATTAACTGATTAAAAAAGCGATCGGTGTAAATTATTCTTGAATTAAGTGAGGCTTCTTTTTTTCTAGAAGGATCCACAAAATGTAAAGTTCGGTAATTAGCATAAATAGATAAATCACTTTTTTTAGTTTGAATCAATTTAGATTTTAATTGAAATGTTTGCGAGGTATTTACTCTTTGGATTAATCCATTTTGTAGGCTGTCATTATTTCTCCTTAAATATCCTAATTCAACAAAAACTTTAGTACTATCACCTCGACCAGTATAAAATCCGTATTCGGTAAATTTTTGGCTTAAAGCCGAAAACTGATTCGTTATTTTATTCTTTTCCTGATTGTCTTCGAGTCTCAGACTAGAGCCTATCCAGTTTTTATCAAAATGGAAACGAATGTGAGATTGGTTTCTGATAAATTGAGACGACATAGTACTTGCATCACTTTTTAGTACACTTCCTTGAGTATTAAAAGTCCAGTTTTTTAACTGAAAACGGCCATTCAAAATATATCTCTTACCGGAAAAATTATCAGAGAAATCTAATTTTTCAAATTGATACAGCATCAACCCTTTGTCGAAGGTATTTGGTTTCGGATTCAAATATAGTTCTAATCCTGAAAC carries:
- a CDS encoding glycosyltransferase, which encodes MNIITNKKTILIAPLNWGLGHAARCIPIINALLEQQYKPILATDGAALALLKKEFPTLEILELPSYKIEYSKKGENLKWQLLKNSLKTVKAIQQEKKIIKNWIEKYNINGIISDNRLGAFSNKVTSVYITHQLNVLSGNTAWLTSKIHQNIIKKYTECWIPDMEGTPNLTGELGHLEKTNLNLKYIGPLSRLQKKEIDKKYDLMVLLSGPEPQRGILEEKLKIEILNFSGQTIFIKGVVEKNQIKEQVDNVTYYNFMSSIELEQAFNESEMVLCRSGYTTVMDLVKLRKKAFFIPTPGQYEQEYLAEKYKAEGLAPYAIQDDFTMENIKEIDNYRGLPQIDSEINWKCLFQVFETE